The Alnus glutinosa chromosome 7, dhAlnGlut1.1, whole genome shotgun sequence genome includes a region encoding these proteins:
- the LOC133873356 gene encoding uncharacterized protein LOC133873356 produces MSSWRGQTSLSTKKRLFERCSGKESPKPLIRGDKPKKKKEFHRRQDATEPGIKKKFQDYNWTPLNSPIEEVLEAIKVDPIYEKPAEIVGTPHPRTADHYCAFLESKGHSTENCRSLRALIEKFIRNGKLVCFLAGQRGPPGFDRNPQPEERRNQSQRYREEPRERMERPRDHDREPNNRPADRDRRERSRSQARLPGRENLREIHTISGGFGGGGDSSAARKAYARHLKEFEIYSVQRPSKMRKYEDLLIGFSNEDFVGVSLPHSDALVVTLAIANHKIHRVLVDTGSSADIIYKSAFELMSIGQGKLVPVKGPLVGFSGEQVLPIGSIDLPVMAGTSPQEKTVMVKFLVLEGRSAYNVILGRLALNDLGAVTSTPHLCMKFPTSSEVGVVRGDQRAARMCYITTLKAGHAEDAGEREK; encoded by the coding sequence ATGAGTTCATGGAGAGGGCAGACGAGTTTATCAACCAAGAAGAGACTCTTCGAGCGTTGCTCGGGAAAGGAATCGCCCAAACCTCTAATCAGGGGGGACAAgccgaagaaaaagaaagaattccACAGGAGGCAGGATGCAACGGAGCCCGGGATCAAGAAGAAATTCCAGGATTACAACTGGACCCCCCTCAACTCGCCCATCGAAGAGGTCCTAGAGGCGATTAAAGTGGATCCCATTTACGAGAAACCTGCGGAGATAGTGGGAACTCCCCACCCAAGGACCGCTGACCACTATTGCGCTTTCCTTGAGTCAAAGGGGCATAGCACAGAGAATTGCAGGTCCTTGCGGGCCTTAATCGAGAAGTTTATCCGGAACGGGAAGCTAGTCTGTTTCCTGGCAGGTCAACGGGGTCCGCCTGGGTTTGATCGAAACCCCCAGCCCGAGGAACGGAGGAACCAGTCACAGAGATATCGGGAAGAGCCCAGGGAAAGGATGGAACGTCCCCGGGATCATGATAGGGAGCCTAACAATCGACCAGCCGACCGGGACAGGCGAGAGAGAAGCAGGAGTCAAGCGCGGCTGCCTGGTCGGGAAAACCTCCGCGAAATTCATACAATATCCGGCGGTTTTGGAGGTGGAGGAGACTCAAGTGCAGCGCGTAAAGCATATGCGAGGCACCTAAAGGAGTTCGAAATATACTCAGTCCAGAGACCGTCGAAAATGAGGAAGTATGAGGATTTACTCATTGGTTTCTCAAATGAAGATTTTGTTGGGGTCTCGCTCCCCCACTCGGACGCTCTAGTGGTGACTTTAGCGATCGCCAATCATAAGATACACAGGGTCCTTGTCGACACCGGAAGTTCCGCCGACATAATATATAAGTCAGCCTTCGAGTTGATGAGCATAGGTCAAGGGAAGTTGGTCCCGGTGAAGGGTCCCTTGGTCGGTTTTTCGGGAGAACAGGTCCTCCCGATCGGGTCTATTGACCTACCGGTTATGGCGGGAACTAGCCCTCAGGAGAAAACGGTTATGGTGAAATTCTTAGTTCTGGAAGGGCGGTCGGCTTACAATGTTATCCTGGGGAGGCTAGCCTTGAATGATTTGGGGGCCGTAACCTCAACCCCCCATCTGTGCATGAAATTCCCGACTAGCTCAGAAGTCGGTGTGGTCAGGGGAGACCAGAGGGCTGCCCGCATGTGCTATATCACTACCTTGAAGGCCGGCCACGCAGAAGATGCTGGGGAAAGGGAGAAATAG
- the LOC133874138 gene encoding RING-H2 finger protein ATL51-like has protein sequence MVGEDSLVFMIFRLSLVGLLGVVAGAIVVTICYCIAVGWCNQRRRATSPLNRRRVPQTNQEDRRPCRRSNSMAQSNPNFQNSKDQTSQEDGPSSTSINSMVQSNPSFRYSKECEVETCTVCLCEFKEGEEVRVLPECLHLFHVTCVDTWLISYSTCPICRADTMPPLNAVLSSPIPGGTPRFAAGAPQVAGFP, from the coding sequence ATGGTTGGAGAAGACAGCCTGGTATTCATGATATTTAGGCTAAGTTTGGTTGGTCTTCTTGGGGTCGTAGCCGGGGCAATTGTGGTTACAATCTGCTATTGCATTGCTGTCGGCTGGTGCAACCAAAGGCGGCGTGCAACAAGTCCGCTAAATAGACGCCGAGTCCCTCAAACCAACCAAGAAGATAGACGTCCCTGTAGAAGAAGCAATTCAATGGCGCAATCaaatccaaattttcaaaactccAAAGATCAGACCAGCCAAGAAGATGGGCCCAGTAGCACAAGCATTAATTCAATGGTGCAATCAAACCCAAGTTTTCGATACTCCAAAGAGTGCGAAGTAGAAACATGTACCGTGTGCTTGTGTGAGTTCAAGGAAGGCGAGGAAGTACGCGTATTGCCCGAGTGCTTGCACTTGTTTCATGTCACTTGTGTTGATACGTGGCTCATCTCCTACTCTACTTGCCCGATCTGTCGTGCTGATACTATGCCTCCCCTGAACGCCGTCTTGTCTTCGCCAATTCCAGGTGGAACCCCCCGGTTCGCCGCCGGAGCTCCACAGGTTGCCGGATTCCCATGA
- the LOC133873515 gene encoding RING-H2 finger protein ATL33: MESAPPILSRPPPPFPAPPRSVDLSPLEFVLALIAVVTIPALAYTFFFAVKCPPNPFRRRRLHRSSSGETTDHGNISKREEVSDGKYEKETHVKDVIGSECPVCLSVFAEGEEVKQLSVCKHSFHASCIDTWLNSHSNCPVCRASIPVKLPNGTAPARNEDNQQGLPDAASLV, encoded by the coding sequence ATGGAGAGCGCACCCCCCATTCTCAGCAGACCACCGCCTCCCTTTCCCGCACCGCCACGCAGCGTCGACTTGTCCCCTCTTGAGTTCGTTCTCGCTCTTATCGCCGTGGTCACCATCCCCGCCTTGGCCTACACCTTCTTTTTCGCCGTGAAGTGCCCTCCCAACCCTTTCCGCCGGCGACGCCTCCACCGAAGCTCCTCCGGCGAGACTACTGATCATGGGAATATCAGTAAGAGAGAGGAGGTTTCGGACGGGAAGTATGAGAAGGAAACCCATGTCAAAGATGTTATTGGCAGCGAGTGTCCGGTGTGCCTGTCGGTGTTTGCGGAGGGGGAAGAAGTGAAACAGCTGAGTGTTTGCAAGCACTCTTTCCATGCTTCTTGTATTGATACATGGCTCAACTCCCATTCTAACTGCCCGGTTTGCCGTGCTTCTATCCCCGTCAAGCTGCCGAATGGCACCGCGCCGGCCAGAAATGAAGACAACCAGCAAGGTTTGCCGGATGCCGCTAGTTTGGTTTGA